The following proteins are encoded in a genomic region of Nitrospirota bacterium:
- a CDS encoding ABC transporter permease subunit — MKTIDNGNPWLIRGFILLVFLGGWHLLTLRSSFDAKGKTDEQLQMMEFNGDIVRTGEGGYAWNPEKMKGVPGPLAVVEKARTELGEAFVIKGTNDHGIAYLVLYTVSRFAAGFLAASVVAILFGILLGLNRVLFRAVNPFIQILKPISPLAWMPLLLYTVKDPKWTAILVVFMAAVWPTLATTAFGVSSLKKEYLHVAAILQLSWFKRLYRVILPGAAPTIVNGLRISFGSALVAVVPAEMLLGELGVGYLSWIEWNNLDIAGVIFAILVVGVVGVILDSGFNKLAGLVTYQE, encoded by the coding sequence ATGAAAACAATTGATAACGGCAATCCGTGGCTGATCAGGGGGTTTATCCTCCTGGTCTTCCTCGGCGGGTGGCATTTGCTCACGCTACGGTCGTCCTTCGATGCGAAGGGCAAGACGGACGAGCAACTGCAGATGATGGAGTTCAACGGAGACATCGTCCGAACGGGCGAAGGAGGCTACGCCTGGAACCCTGAGAAGATGAAGGGGGTGCCGGGTCCCCTCGCGGTGGTGGAGAAGGCGAGAACTGAATTGGGTGAGGCGTTCGTCATCAAGGGAACCAACGACCACGGCATCGCCTACCTGGTCTTGTACACGGTCTCGAGATTTGCCGCGGGGTTCCTCGCAGCGTCGGTCGTGGCGATCCTCTTCGGCATCCTGCTGGGGCTGAACCGCGTGCTCTTCCGAGCCGTCAACCCCTTCATTCAAATCTTGAAGCCGATCTCGCCGTTGGCCTGGATGCCCTTGCTCCTGTACACAGTCAAGGATCCCAAGTGGACAGCCATCCTGGTCGTATTCATGGCAGCCGTCTGGCCGACCCTGGCGACGACGGCGTTCGGCGTGAGTTCACTCAAAAAGGAATATCTCCACGTCGCGGCTATTCTGCAGCTTTCCTGGTTCAAGCGGCTCTATCGGGTGATTTTACCTGGGGCGGCCCCGACGATCGTGAACGGTCTGAGAATCTCGTTCGGGAGCGCATTGGTCGCCGTGGTGCCGGCAGAGATGTTGTTGGGGGAGTTAGGCGTCGGGTACCTGAGTTGGATCGAATGGAACAATCTCGACATCGCCGGGGTCATCTTCGCCATCCTGGTGGTCGGGGTCGTGGGCGTTATTCTGGATTCAGGGTTCAACAAACTTGCCGGTCTCGTGACCTATCAGGAGTAA
- the glnA gene encoding type I glutamate--ammonia ligase: MNVREVLEYVKKHKVQIVDLKFVDLIGTWQHFSIPTSELTEDLFKDGSGLDGSSIRGWKAINNSDMLVVPDPATACLDPFCAVPTLSLIGNVVDPITRETYDRDPRYVAQKAEKYLKSTKIGDTSYWGPEAEFFIFDQARYDQNGHSGYYFIDSEEGVWNMGQEGHNLGGKIRQKEGYFPVAPTDTQQDIRSEMILEMEKAGIQIEKHHHEVATAGQAEIDIRFDSLVRTADKMMMYKYIVKNVARRHGKTATFMPKPIFGDNGSGMHSHQSIWKDGKPLFAGKEYAGVSQMCLHYIGGILKHAPALAAFTNPTTNSYKRLTPGFEAPVLLAYSSRNRSAGIRIPMYSPSPKAKRIEVRFPDPAANPYLAFSAMLMAGLDGIQNKINPGEPAEQDLYDLEAKEASKIRTMPGSLDEALNNLEKDHEFLLKGGVFSKDLINAWIGYKRTKEVDTMRLRPHPYEFYLYYDV, encoded by the coding sequence ATGAACGTACGTGAGGTGTTGGAGTATGTGAAGAAGCATAAGGTCCAGATCGTGGACTTGAAGTTCGTCGATCTCATCGGGACGTGGCAGCATTTCAGCATCCCGACGAGCGAATTGACGGAAGACCTCTTCAAGGACGGGTCCGGATTGGACGGCTCCTCCATTCGTGGCTGGAAGGCCATCAATAACAGCGACATGTTGGTCGTGCCGGATCCGGCGACGGCCTGTCTCGATCCCTTCTGTGCGGTCCCGACGCTGAGCCTCATCGGCAACGTCGTCGATCCGATTACGCGCGAGACCTACGATCGCGATCCGCGCTATGTGGCGCAGAAGGCGGAGAAATACCTCAAGAGCACGAAGATCGGCGACACGTCCTATTGGGGCCCGGAAGCCGAGTTCTTCATTTTCGATCAAGCCCGCTACGATCAGAACGGCCACAGCGGCTACTACTTCATCGACTCCGAAGAAGGCGTCTGGAATATGGGGCAGGAAGGCCACAACCTGGGCGGCAAGATCCGTCAGAAGGAAGGCTATTTCCCGGTCGCCCCGACCGATACGCAACAGGATATCCGCAGCGAAATGATTCTGGAGATGGAGAAGGCCGGCATCCAGATCGAGAAGCATCACCATGAAGTCGCCACGGCCGGTCAGGCGGAAATCGACATCCGCTTCGATTCGCTGGTCCGCACCGCCGACAAGATGATGATGTACAAGTACATCGTCAAGAACGTCGCCCGCCGCCATGGCAAGACCGCGACCTTCATGCCGAAGCCGATCTTCGGAGACAACGGGTCAGGCATGCACAGTCACCAGAGCATCTGGAAGGATGGCAAGCCCCTGTTCGCCGGGAAGGAATATGCGGGCGTGTCGCAGATGTGTCTACATTACATCGGCGGCATTCTGAAGCATGCGCCGGCGTTGGCCGCTTTTACCAACCCGACCACGAATTCCTACAAGCGTCTGACGCCAGGGTTCGAAGCGCCGGTGTTGTTGGCCTATTCCAGCCGGAACCGGTCGGCTGGCATCCGGATCCCCATGTATTCACCGAGCCCCAAGGCGAAGCGGATCGAGGTGCGGTTTCCTGACCCGGCCGCGAATCCTTATCTCGCCTTTTCCGCCATGCTCATGGCGGGGTTGGACGGCATCCAGAACAAGATCAATCCGGGCGAACCGGCCGAGCAGGATCTGTACGATCTCGAAGCCAAGGAAGCGTCGAAGATCCGCACGATGCCAGGCAGCCTGGATGAAGCCTTGAACAACCTGGAGAAGGACCATGAGTTCCTCCTCAAGGGCGGGGTCTTCAGCAAGGACTTGATCAATGCCTGGATCGGGTACAAGCGCACCAAGGAAGTGGATACCATGCGGTTGCGTCCGCACCCGTATGAGTTCTACCTGTACTACGATGTCTAG
- a CDS encoding CmpA/NrtA family ABC transporter substrate-binding protein, translating to MPADSAVGVVKAKSSDEHFERTVERAVSAAVIQAADPSRRLFLAAMGTAALTALIAELLPLKHIAAFAADPVGKPEKTDLSIGFIPITCATPIIMAEPLGFYSKHGLNARVKRAAGWAMVRDWAINKEVDAAHMLSPMPLAITLGAGSVPVPFYMPAVENINGQAITLHNKHKGVKTAADMKGFRFCVPFDYSMHNYLLRYFLAEGGVHPDKDVQIRVVPPPEMVANLKAGNVDGYLAPDPFNQRAVYENAGFIFKLSKEIWDRHPCCGFAISKEFATQYPNTFLALFRSIVDATHYASNPAHRKEIAEAIAPTNYLNQPVTVLEQVLTGTYADGLGAIKKDPSRIDFDPYPWHSMAIWIMTQMKRWGHLKGEVNYKAVAEQVYRAADCDRIAKELGYPTHQGTMAKHTIMGREFDASQPDAYVRSFSIHSMA from the coding sequence ATGCCAGCGGACTCCGCAGTCGGTGTCGTGAAAGCCAAATCCTCCGACGAGCATTTTGAACGCACCGTCGAGCGAGCCGTATCGGCGGCGGTGATCCAAGCCGCCGACCCCTCGCGCCGGCTGTTCCTGGCAGCCATGGGCACGGCTGCGCTAACGGCCCTGATCGCTGAATTACTCCCGCTAAAACACATCGCCGCATTTGCAGCCGATCCGGTCGGGAAGCCGGAGAAGACGGACCTCAGCATCGGCTTTATTCCCATCACCTGCGCCACGCCGATCATCATGGCGGAACCGCTGGGGTTCTATAGCAAACATGGCCTGAATGCCAGGGTCAAACGGGCGGCCGGCTGGGCCATGGTGCGCGATTGGGCGATTAACAAAGAAGTCGATGCGGCCCATATGTTGTCGCCGATGCCATTAGCGATCACGCTGGGCGCCGGTTCCGTCCCGGTGCCGTTTTACATGCCGGCGGTGGAGAATATTAACGGCCAAGCGATCACGCTGCACAATAAACACAAGGGCGTGAAAACCGCCGCCGATATGAAGGGATTTCGTTTCTGCGTGCCGTTTGATTACTCGATGCATAACTATCTCCTGCGCTATTTTCTCGCAGAGGGCGGCGTGCATCCCGACAAAGACGTGCAAATCCGCGTGGTGCCACCACCGGAGATGGTGGCCAATCTGAAGGCGGGCAATGTCGATGGCTATCTGGCCCCCGATCCCTTCAATCAACGGGCTGTGTACGAAAACGCGGGGTTCATCTTCAAGCTCTCCAAGGAGATCTGGGATCGGCATCCCTGTTGCGGCTTCGCGATCTCCAAGGAATTCGCCACGCAGTATCCGAATACGTTCCTGGCGCTCTTCCGGTCCATCGTGGATGCGACCCACTACGCATCCAACCCGGCCCATAGGAAAGAGATTGCCGAGGCGATTGCGCCGACGAATTACTTGAATCAGCCGGTGACGGTTTTGGAGCAAGTGTTGACGGGAACCTATGCGGACGGATTGGGCGCGATCAAAAAGGACCCGAGCCGTATCGATTTCGATCCCTATCCCTGGCACTCGATGGCGATTTGGATCATGACCCAAATGAAACGGTGGGGCCACTTGAAGGGCGAGGTCAATTACAAAGCCGTGGCAGAGCAAGTCTATCGAGCAGCCGACTGCGACCGGATCGCCAAGGAGCTTGGATATCCGACGCATCAGGGGACGATGGCCAAGCATACGATCATGGGCCGGGAGTTCGACGCGAGCCAACCGGACGCCTACGTCCGTAGTTTCAGTATCCACAGTATGGCGTAA
- a CDS encoding ferredoxin--nitrite reductase, translating into MNKIEALKTVRDGLAVKDMIAHYAKTGWESIPEDDVQRLKWYGLFLRNPTPGFFMIRVRIPGGKTGSYQLKALAAIAGTYGNGVLDLTTRQQIQLRQIKIDDVPAVFAKMEEVGLTSLQTGMDNVRNVMTCPVAGLSPDEVSDATPLVRAINDEILGNAAYSNLPRKFNVAVTGCPDNCIHMETQDLALVPATHDDGHGKRVGYNLLAGGKLGSGGYRIATPLDIFVTEGDVLAVSRAIIEIFREHGSRENRTQARLAFLLEEWGESRFREEVETRIGKKLSPAGLDARKTVEKSHIGIYRQRQPGMNYVGLKVLVGRITHDDLAKIAALAEKYGTGEVRISPAQALIITNVSDRKIGDLDREPLVKQFAYNPSPVYKGLVSCVGSDYCNLAVIETKSRAVETAKALEARLGSTLKPITMHWSGCPAACGNHLVADIGLLGKKAKVDGKVVDAVDIYVGGRSGPDPKLAVKIMEDVPCDRLPMVLEGLVPYHAREKMHRVRGGAKKPAASNQVPNATVA; encoded by the coding sequence ATGAACAAAATCGAGGCCCTCAAAACGGTTCGCGACGGGTTGGCGGTGAAAGACATGATCGCTCACTATGCCAAAACGGGATGGGAATCGATCCCTGAGGACGATGTCCAGCGCCTGAAGTGGTATGGCCTCTTTCTGAGGAATCCCACGCCGGGATTTTTCATGATCCGGGTGCGGATACCGGGCGGCAAGACCGGCTCGTATCAATTGAAGGCGCTGGCTGCCATCGCCGGGACCTATGGCAACGGCGTTCTGGACCTCACGACGAGGCAACAAATACAGCTCCGGCAGATCAAGATTGACGACGTGCCGGCTGTCTTTGCCAAGATGGAGGAGGTGGGGCTGACCTCTCTCCAGACCGGCATGGACAACGTGCGAAACGTCATGACCTGTCCTGTCGCCGGGCTGAGTCCTGACGAAGTGTCGGATGCGACGCCACTCGTGCGGGCCATCAACGATGAGATCCTGGGCAATGCTGCCTATTCGAACCTGCCGCGAAAATTCAACGTGGCGGTCACAGGCTGTCCGGACAACTGCATCCATATGGAAACCCAGGACCTGGCCCTTGTGCCGGCCACTCACGACGATGGTCACGGCAAGAGAGTTGGGTACAACCTGTTGGCAGGAGGCAAGCTCGGGTCTGGCGGCTATCGGATCGCCACACCGCTGGATATCTTTGTGACCGAGGGGGACGTCTTGGCCGTGAGTCGCGCAATCATTGAAATATTCCGGGAGCATGGATCGAGAGAGAATCGGACCCAAGCGAGGCTGGCCTTCTTGCTGGAGGAATGGGGCGAAAGCCGGTTCCGGGAAGAAGTGGAAACGCGAATAGGAAAGAAACTGTCGCCGGCCGGTCTCGATGCGCGAAAAACAGTTGAGAAGAGTCATATCGGCATCTATCGGCAAAGACAACCGGGCATGAACTATGTGGGGCTCAAGGTCTTGGTAGGCCGTATCACACACGATGACCTGGCCAAGATTGCAGCCTTAGCAGAGAAGTATGGAACAGGGGAGGTCAGGATTTCCCCGGCGCAGGCCCTGATCATCACGAACGTGTCAGATCGGAAGATCGGCGATCTGGATCGGGAGCCGCTGGTGAAGCAATTCGCCTATAACCCCTCGCCGGTCTACAAGGGGCTGGTGAGTTGCGTCGGCAGCGACTACTGCAACCTGGCGGTCATCGAAACGAAGAGCCGGGCGGTGGAGACGGCGAAGGCGCTGGAGGCTCGGTTGGGTAGCACACTCAAGCCGATCACCATGCATTGGTCCGGCTGCCCCGCTGCCTGCGGGAATCACCTCGTGGCGGATATTGGGCTCTTGGGCAAGAAGGCCAAGGTGGATGGCAAGGTGGTCGATGCCGTCGATATCTATGTGGGAGGCCGCTCAGGGCCAGATCCGAAGCTGGCGGTCAAGATCATGGAGGATGTGCCCTGCGACAGGCTGCCGATGGTGCTGGAAGGGCTCGTGCCTTATCACGCGAGAGAGAAGATGCATCGGGTGAGGGGAGGGGCCAAGAAGCCTGCGGCTAGCAATCAGGTGCCGAACGCCACGGTGGCCTAG
- the cynS gene encoding cyanase → MEAKKPKDAIKAKRLEKKVTIAEVAKVVGRNPTFVAAVLQGTHKLPAEDAKKVGDLLGLDAELTASLSKFPVRTDFPNATDPFKYRLMEIIGVYGDSMREQANEMFGDGIMSAIDFTLDMEKVTGSQGEARCKITLNGKWLEYKTF, encoded by the coding sequence ATGGAAGCGAAGAAGCCGAAGGACGCGATTAAAGCCAAGCGGTTGGAGAAGAAGGTGACGATCGCGGAGGTGGCCAAAGTGGTCGGGCGAAATCCCACGTTCGTCGCCGCGGTGTTGCAGGGAACCCACAAGCTGCCGGCTGAGGACGCGAAGAAAGTTGGCGATCTGTTGGGGCTGGATGCAGAGCTCACCGCGTCGCTGAGCAAATTCCCGGTTCGCACCGATTTCCCGAATGCGACCGATCCGTTCAAGTATCGCTTGATGGAGATCATCGGGGTGTATGGAGACTCGATGCGCGAGCAGGCGAACGAAATGTTCGGCGATGGCATCATGAGCGCAATCGACTTTACGCTCGACATGGAAAAGGTGACCGGCAGCCAGGGCGAAGCCCGCTGCAAAATTACGCTGAACGGGAAGTGGCTGGAGTACAAGACCTTCTAG
- a CDS encoding ABC transporter ATP-binding protein, which produces MSFLVVDHVSKFFPGHAGSGEVCIFKDVTLKVDKGEFVTVIGHSGCGKSTLLNIIAGLETLSEGGVILNGREVSGPGLDRMVVFQNFALMPWMTVFENIALAVRSAYQDWGHEEVVAHVHKYIALVGLKGAEDKRPIALSGGMKQRVGLARAFSIEPKVLLLDEPFAQIDALTRGVIQEELVQMWNATRNTVFMVTHDVDEAILLSDRIMLMTNGPSSRVAEIVDVTIPRPRSRDTVIEHPHYYKIRNHVIHFLVRHAAHGVASERGVQGESPAAEPLVVRF; this is translated from the coding sequence ATGTCATTTCTTGTCGTCGACCATGTGAGCAAGTTTTTTCCCGGTCATGCTGGAAGCGGAGAGGTCTGTATCTTCAAAGACGTGACCTTGAAAGTCGATAAGGGCGAGTTCGTCACCGTGATCGGCCATTCGGGATGCGGCAAGAGCACCCTGCTCAACATCATCGCCGGGTTGGAAACCCTGTCGGAAGGGGGAGTGATCTTGAATGGGCGTGAGGTGTCAGGGCCCGGATTGGACCGGATGGTGGTCTTCCAGAATTTTGCTCTCATGCCCTGGATGACGGTGTTCGAGAACATCGCTCTGGCTGTCCGGTCAGCCTACCAGGATTGGGGGCACGAAGAGGTGGTCGCGCATGTGCACAAGTACATTGCGTTAGTCGGCCTCAAGGGGGCTGAGGATAAGCGGCCTATCGCCCTATCGGGGGGCATGAAGCAGCGAGTCGGTCTCGCCAGGGCCTTTTCAATCGAGCCCAAGGTGTTGTTGCTGGATGAGCCCTTTGCCCAGATCGATGCGCTCACCAGAGGAGTCATTCAAGAGGAGTTGGTCCAGATGTGGAATGCCACGCGCAACACGGTATTCATGGTCACGCACGATGTGGACGAGGCCATTCTCTTGTCCGACCGCATCATGCTCATGACGAACGGGCCTTCATCGCGCGTCGCGGAAATTGTGGATGTGACGATCCCTCGCCCCAGGTCGAGAGATACGGTCATCGAACATCCCCACTACTACAAGATCAGGAACCATGTGATTCATTTTCTCGTCCGTCATGCCGCGCACGGAGTGGCGAGTGAGAGGGGTGTGCAGGGGGAGTCGCCAGCAGCTGAGCCGCTCGTCGTGAGGTTCTGA
- the rnhA gene encoding ribonuclease HI, producing MIEIYTDGACSGNPGPGGWGALLRISQIETELCGGEPATTNNRMELLAVIEALQSLTEPVEAQVYTDSQYVQKGISEWIHNWKLRGWKTASKEPVKNADLWRRLDVLAAGHTIEWRWVKGHAGHPDNERADALARAGLEQARQSGKAIGGTVKEENNWTGSLF from the coding sequence ATGATTGAAATCTATACGGATGGCGCCTGTAGCGGTAATCCTGGGCCTGGCGGATGGGGCGCTTTGCTGCGCATCAGCCAGATCGAAACGGAGCTCTGCGGTGGCGAGCCTGCTACCACGAACAATCGCATGGAGCTGCTGGCCGTGATTGAGGCCCTGCAGTCGCTCACGGAGCCGGTGGAAGCGCAGGTCTACACCGATTCGCAGTATGTGCAAAAGGGCATCAGCGAATGGATCCACAACTGGAAGCTGCGCGGCTGGAAAACGGCGAGCAAAGAGCCAGTCAAGAATGCAGATTTGTGGCGGCGCCTGGATGTCTTAGCTGCCGGCCATACCATCGAATGGCGATGGGTCAAGGGCCATGCGGGCCACCCGGACAACGAACGGGCAGATGCCCTGGCCCGCGCTGGCCTGGAACAGGCGCGCCAATCAGGCAAGGCCATCGGCGGCACCGTCAAAGAAGAAAACAACTGGACCGGCAGTCTTTTCTGA
- a CDS encoding formate/nitrite transporter family protein, producing the protein MYTTDHERIASLAAKKHRFLKVSLSRYLILSALAGVYVGFGIALIFSVGGPLATAGSPVLKLVMGVSFGIALTLVIFAGSELFTGNNMTGVIGGLSRSLTWTQVVRLNVWSWFGNLVGSLALAWLVVQSGVLSKGPQAELIGNVAAMKMSLPAWELFLRGLLCNWLVCLAVWTSGRTTNDAAKIMLIFWCLFAFIGTGFEHSVANQSLLGMALFLPHVPAVSWTGYWYNQFYVVVGNIVGGGLFVGGLYWLASPYTVNQAEARELPRAIPAREAC; encoded by the coding sequence ATGTATACGACGGATCACGAGCGGATTGCATCGTTGGCGGCGAAGAAACATCGGTTTCTGAAGGTTTCGCTGTCACGCTACCTCATTCTCTCGGCTTTGGCTGGCGTCTATGTGGGATTCGGCATCGCGTTGATTTTCAGTGTCGGCGGGCCGTTGGCCACGGCTGGATCGCCGGTACTGAAGCTGGTGATGGGCGTGTCGTTCGGGATCGCCCTCACCCTGGTGATCTTCGCCGGATCGGAATTGTTTACCGGCAACAACATGACCGGAGTCATCGGCGGGCTGTCGCGCAGCCTCACCTGGACCCAAGTGGTGCGGCTCAACGTCTGGTCCTGGTTCGGCAATCTCGTCGGCTCGCTGGCGCTGGCCTGGCTGGTCGTCCAATCGGGCGTCCTGTCCAAGGGACCGCAGGCCGAGCTGATTGGAAACGTGGCGGCCATGAAGATGTCGCTGCCGGCGTGGGAGCTGTTTCTCCGGGGTCTTCTGTGCAACTGGCTCGTCTGCCTGGCTGTCTGGACTTCCGGGCGGACGACGAACGATGCGGCCAAGATCATGCTGATCTTCTGGTGCCTGTTCGCCTTTATCGGCACTGGATTCGAGCATAGTGTCGCCAACCAATCGCTCCTTGGCATGGCGCTGTTTCTCCCCCACGTGCCCGCTGTTAGCTGGACAGGCTACTGGTACAACCAGTTTTATGTCGTAGTGGGAAACATCGTGGGTGGCGGGCTGTTCGTCGGTGGTCTGTACTGGCTGGCGAGCCCCTATACCGTTAATCAGGCAGAGGCAAGAGAACTGCCGCGTGCCATTCCGGCACGGGAGGCCTGCTGA
- a CDS encoding type II toxin-antitoxin system HicA family toxin gives MGRLRVLSGRDVCRILEQHGFQVVRQRGSHIVMQRRSDFGTATVPVPDHSEIRIGTLQSIIRQSGVARTAFEA, from the coding sequence ATGGGTAGGCTCCGCGTCCTCTCCGGACGGGATGTCTGCCGCATTCTCGAGCAACATGGATTTCAAGTCGTTCGGCAGCGTGGAAGCCACATTGTCATGCAACGGCGAAGCGATTTTGGGACGGCGACAGTGCCCGTTCCAGACCATTCAGAGATTAGGATCGGAACCCTCCAGTCGATCATTCGCCAAAGTGGCGTCGCACGCACAGCATTCGAAGCCTAG
- a CDS encoding type II toxin-antitoxin system HicB family antitoxin, translating to MATTSYTAIVEKEGTGYVSLCPELDVSSQGDTVESATANLKEAVELFLECADPAEVERRLHTQVFVTRFEAAHG from the coding sequence ATGGCAACGACAAGCTATACGGCGATTGTTGAGAAGGAGGGGACGGGTTACGTCTCTCTCTGTCCTGAGCTTGATGTGTCCAGCCAGGGCGACACGGTCGAGTCAGCCACGGCCAATCTCAAAGAGGCCGTCGAGTTATTTCTCGAGTGTGCCGATCCTGCAGAAGTCGAACGTCGGCTTCATACGCAGGTGTTCGTCACCCGATTCGAAGCGGCACATGGGTAG